The proteins below are encoded in one region of Terriglobales bacterium:
- a CDS encoding DUF6677 family protein → MAEATTAAPAEKAKPARKPVTPWAVVVTIVAWLVPGGGHFLLQRWIRGALLLVSVAVMFVLGILMQGKVYSPNTGDILDMLGFVGDLGAGLFYIVTRMMDWGRGSINLATADYGTKYIVVAGLLNVIAAVDAYHIAIGEKQ, encoded by the coding sequence ATGGCCGAAGCCACCACTGCAGCCCCGGCGGAGAAAGCCAAGCCTGCGCGCAAGCCTGTCACTCCGTGGGCGGTGGTCGTCACCATCGTCGCCTGGCTGGTTCCCGGCGGCGGCCACTTCCTGCTCCAGCGCTGGATTCGCGGCGCGCTGCTCCTGGTCTCGGTCGCCGTCATGTTCGTTCTCGGGATCCTGATGCAGGGCAAGGTGTACTCGCCCAATACCGGCGACATCCTGGATATGCTGGGCTTCGTGGGCGACCTGGGCGCCGGCCTCTTCTACATCGTCACCCGCATGATGGACTGGGGACGCGGCTCCATCAACCTCGCCACCGCCGACTACGGCACCAAGTACATCGTGGTGGCGGGGCTCCTGAACGTCATCGCCGCCGTCGACGCCTACCACATCGCCATCGGAGAGAAGCAGTGA